A segment of the Symmachiella macrocystis genome:
CGTCTACATCCAAGCAGGTGCCGGGCTGGTCAAATTAAACAAGCACAGTGGTAAGATCATCTGGCATAGCCTACGCAATGGCGGAGGCATGTACGGCAGCGCGTTTTCCTCACCGATTATCCAAACAATCAACGGTCAAAGGCAACTGTTGGTACAGACTCGCAAGAAGTTGGCCGGCGTCGCACTCGACTCGGGTGAGGAATTGTGGTCGCAAGTAATCCCGGCATTTCGGGGCATGAATATCTTAACGCCAACCGTGATTGGCAATTCGGTGTTCACCAGCAGCTACGGGGGCGGTTCGTATTTGTATGCCCTGAACAACGGCGCAGCTGAAGCCGAACAACGTTGGCGGAATAAAGTCCAAGGCTACATGTCTTCGCCCGTGGTGATCGACGGCCACATTTATTTGCACCTGCGCAACAAACGCTTCGCTTGCATCAACGTCGAAACGGGGCAAGAGGCATGGGTGACCAAGCCGTTCGGCAAGTACTGGTCGATGGTCGCACAGGGAGACCGGATTTTGGCATTGGACGAACGGGGCGACCTGCTCTTAATCCGCGCCAATCCACAGCAATTCGAGTTGCTGGACAAACGGCACATCAGCGACGAGCCGACTTGGGCCCACCTTGCTGTCTGTGGTGATCAGCTCTTCATACGGGCGTTGAATGGACAGTCGATGTATCGCTGGAAATAGCCCGCATTCCCCCAAACCACCGTGCATTGACGTGAAGGCAATCACTAGCCTTCGCGTCTTTTTTCATATCTGGGCACATGCACCGG
Coding sequences within it:
- a CDS encoding PQQ-binding-like beta-propeller repeat protein — protein: MRSICDSWLSGLSIILIVALLPSPTRSEESSIATWLQWRGPQRDSHVKGPAWPQALDAAHLEKVWSIPLGPSYSGPIVAADRVFVTETVSEQTEVVRAMDRQSGKELWKVSWPGAIKVPFFAKSNGDWIRSTPAYDGERLYVAGIRDVLVCLNGADGQEIWRVDFAKATGAKPPAFGCVCSPLIDGDFVYIQAGAGLVKLNKHSGKIIWHSLRNGGGMYGSAFSSPIIQTINGQRQLLVQTRKKLAGVALDSGEELWSQVIPAFRGMNILTPTVIGNSVFTSSYGGGSYLYALNNGAAEAEQRWRNKVQGYMSSPVVIDGHIYLHLRNKRFACINVETGQEAWVTKPFGKYWSMVAQGDRILALDERGDLLLIRANPQQFELLDKRHISDEPTWAHLAVCGDQLFIRALNGQSMYRWK